From the Halalkalicoccus sp. CGA53 genome, one window contains:
- a CDS encoding PAS domain-containing protein — protein MSSGVVQRPERRSKTCNKDNLSPKCAMILYVNILRNILKTQDRNSTIRMTGHEAGTSPTGLTLLYVGFDSDTRDQISAAVQKWTPYDVTTLEAGTVDSALQLVRERSIDCVVSEYHLEERSGTEIAHQAADVDVSVVLFVEDGSEPIASEAFSSGVDDYVPRGDGSEVYRELADAVSDTVVENRREANANAMLTDVPVDSLPIILFSIDCDGIITHSRGEGLRNIGLEPGELVGQSLYETYGDLTETIDAYESALTGEQSTISIELGGRIIETTFAPLHDGEAVTDVAGLSIDVTDQVAAERQAQQLYTAIDSTMDGIALLDDSGEYVYVNEAHAETYGFDEPEEMIGKSWELLYDEDELERFQTEVMPELGREGEWRGEAVGTRVDGTQFPQELTLTGLDSGGLICVVRDITERKAMTEELERAKRELQSVLDNALAVVYKKDPEGRYQYVNEQYEELLGLSRDEFIGKTTDGIYDDESLIESTKAFEHAAIEAGEPIAREVEAWIDDRRRTFLTTVIPLFDEGGEFYTLYGIATEITEVKERERVLHSLITVGSQLMSASTPASIAQVATETANEVLDLPITGVWFHESEENALVPFATTDRADHLFDEQPVFQPGNSVAWEVFENDEPQVLRDVAAAPNVHDPETPIRSEMLFPLADHGVLICGSLQCRHFDEYDQEFGTILAALTTSALTRADRELALKQRERELERKNDRLEEFASVVAHDIRSPLTVAKGYLELERESGDGRYLEKIEEGVDRTAEIVDNLLSLARAGKEVGELEPVDIDHVAKTAWSTVRTDEAQLLLEGEMTVEGDRLRLTQLFENLFRNAIEHGATDVTVRVGELDRGRGFYIEDDGSGIPDGERETLLTDRRLRDDNAERRFGLAIVTDIVDAHGWGISIAEGSEGGARFEIVTTEGSPVYQPIREGENQS, from the coding sequence ATGTCTAGTGGTGTCGTTCAACGCCCCGAGAGGCGTTCAAAGACGTGTAATAAAGACAATCTCTCTCCGAAGTGCGCTATGATACTATATGTTAATATATTAAGAAATATATTAAAGACACAGGATCGCAACTCTACAATTAGAATGACAGGTCACGAAGCCGGGACGTCCCCAACGGGACTCACGCTCCTGTATGTCGGGTTCGATTCCGATACGCGTGATCAGATCAGTGCCGCTGTACAGAAGTGGACCCCATACGACGTGACGACGCTCGAAGCCGGAACGGTCGACTCGGCGCTCCAACTAGTACGTGAACGGAGTATCGACTGCGTCGTAAGTGAGTACCATCTCGAAGAAAGATCTGGGACTGAGATAGCCCACCAGGCCGCCGATGTCGACGTGTCAGTCGTGCTGTTCGTCGAGGATGGGAGCGAGCCGATCGCGAGCGAAGCGTTCTCGTCGGGTGTCGACGATTACGTCCCTCGGGGCGACGGATCGGAGGTGTATCGGGAACTCGCAGACGCGGTTTCCGACACGGTCGTCGAGAACCGACGCGAGGCTAACGCGAACGCCATGCTGACCGACGTCCCCGTAGATTCACTCCCAATCATATTATTTTCGATAGACTGTGATGGAATAATCACTCATTCGAGAGGTGAAGGGCTAAGAAATATCGGTCTCGAACCGGGCGAACTCGTCGGACAGTCGCTTTACGAGACGTACGGCGACCTCACGGAAACGATCGATGCATACGAGAGCGCACTCACCGGCGAACAATCTACCATATCAATCGAACTCGGCGGTCGAATCATCGAAACGACCTTCGCGCCATTGCATGACGGCGAAGCGGTGACGGACGTGGCCGGGCTCTCGATCGACGTTACTGATCAAGTAGCGGCCGAACGCCAGGCACAGCAGCTGTATACCGCCATCGACTCCACCATGGACGGTATCGCACTTCTCGACGACTCTGGGGAGTACGTCTACGTGAATGAGGCACACGCGGAGACGTACGGCTTCGACGAACCCGAAGAGATGATTGGGAAGAGCTGGGAGTTGCTGTACGACGAGGACGAGCTCGAACGGTTTCAGACGGAGGTCATGCCGGAACTCGGGCGCGAGGGCGAGTGGCGAGGGGAGGCAGTCGGTACACGCGTCGACGGAACTCAGTTTCCACAAGAACTCACGCTCACGGGATTGGACTCGGGTGGGCTGATCTGCGTCGTCCGAGACATCACCGAGCGTAAAGCCATGACGGAGGAACTGGAGCGGGCAAAGAGGGAACTCCAGTCCGTCCTCGACAATGCCCTCGCTGTGGTGTATAAAAAGGATCCGGAGGGACGATACCAGTACGTCAACGAGCAGTACGAGGAACTGCTCGGGCTCTCACGTGACGAGTTCATCGGGAAAACGACCGACGGGATCTACGACGACGAATCACTGATCGAGAGCACGAAGGCGTTCGAGCACGCGGCCATCGAAGCCGGTGAACCCATCGCACGAGAGGTGGAAGCGTGGATAGATGACCGTCGCCGAACGTTCCTCACCACGGTGATCCCGCTCTTCGACGAGGGCGGCGAGTTCTACACGCTCTACGGTATCGCAACGGAGATCACGGAGGTGAAAGAACGCGAGCGAGTACTCCACTCGTTGATCACCGTCGGCTCCCAGCTGATGAGTGCGAGTACACCGGCGTCGATCGCTCAGGTCGCGACCGAGACCGCGAACGAGGTCCTCGATCTCCCGATAACGGGCGTCTGGTTCCACGAATCCGAGGAGAATGCCCTGGTACCGTTCGCAACGACCGATCGAGCAGACCACCTCTTCGACGAACAACCCGTCTTTCAGCCAGGGAACAGCGTTGCCTGGGAGGTCTTCGAGAACGACGAGCCGCAGGTGCTTCGCGACGTAGCCGCCGCACCGAACGTGCACGACCCGGAGACACCGATCCGAAGCGAAATGCTCTTTCCGCTCGCCGACCACGGCGTGTTGATCTGTGGATCGCTTCAGTGCAGGCATTTTGACGAGTACGATCAGGAGTTCGGAACCATCCTGGCGGCGCTGACGACGAGTGCGCTTACTCGTGCCGACCGGGAGCTGGCGCTCAAACAGCGAGAACGCGAACTCGAACGAAAAAACGACCGACTTGAGGAGTTCGCGAGCGTCGTGGCCCACGACATCAGGAGCCCGCTGACCGTCGCGAAGGGCTACCTCGAACTCGAACGGGAGAGTGGAGACGGTCGTTATCTGGAGAAGATCGAAGAGGGTGTTGATCGAACGGCCGAGATCGTCGATAATCTGCTCTCGCTCGCGCGAGCGGGCAAAGAGGTCGGGGAACTGGAACCCGTCGACATCGACCACGTCGCCAAAACGGCATGGTCGACCGTCCGAACCGACGAGGCACAGCTCCTCCTCGAGGGCGAGATGACAGTCGAGGGAGACCGCCTCCGGCTAACACAGTTGTTCGAGAACCTCTTTCGGAACGCGATCGAGCACGGTGCAACCGACGTCACCGTCCGCGTCGGGGAACTCGATCGCGGCCGGGGCTTCTACATCGAGGACGACGGGTCCGGGATCCCCGATGGGGAACGCGAGACGCTGCTCACCGATCGACGGCTTCGCGACGATAACGCGGAGCGTCGGTTCGGACTGGCGATCGTTACCGACATCGTCGACGCACACGGCTGGGGCATCTCGATCGCCGAGGGTTCTGAGGGGGGCGCACGATTCGAGATCGTGACCACCGAGGGAAGTCCCGTATACCAGCCGATTCGCGAAGGAGAGAACCAGTCATGA
- a CDS encoding universal stress protein — MYDTILVPTDGSDAASAAAEGAIALARRFNAKLHVVHVLNLSDLPDGVNEVAQVSDDLVHHAEKLVATVVDLATNAGLNARAEVVEAHEPVHKVLVDYARDHDVDCIVMGTHGRTGLTQLALGSTAERTLRASSVPVITVHEDGGLDPEFERILVPIDGSDAARAAANLAIDLTAETNAALHIVHVVDIGSIVHEGDSGDILAPSEDAGQQAVDEIVDRAREADIRSVEASVLSGPTHRVIVDYATDRDIDCIVMGTHGRTGVDRLLVGSVTERVIGLTTLPVIGTKGPAADDAVGSE, encoded by the coding sequence ATGTACGACACAATTCTCGTCCCAACCGACGGGAGCGACGCTGCATCTGCCGCGGCCGAGGGAGCGATCGCTCTCGCTCGGCGGTTCAATGCGAAGCTCCACGTTGTCCACGTTCTTAATCTCAGTGATCTCCCGGATGGGGTTAACGAGGTAGCGCAGGTGTCAGATGACCTCGTCCACCACGCCGAGAAGCTTGTGGCCACGGTTGTGGACCTGGCAACTAACGCTGGTCTCAACGCACGTGCAGAAGTCGTCGAAGCCCACGAGCCAGTTCACAAAGTCCTCGTCGACTACGCTCGCGATCACGACGTCGACTGCATCGTGATGGGAACTCACGGACGAACCGGTCTCACGCAGCTCGCACTCGGGAGCACTGCCGAACGGACGTTACGCGCCTCGTCCGTACCAGTAATCACTGTCCACGAGGATGGCGGGCTCGATCCGGAGTTCGAGCGGATTCTGGTGCCGATCGACGGGAGCGACGCCGCCCGCGCGGCCGCCAATCTGGCGATCGACCTCACGGCGGAGACGAACGCAGCGTTGCATATCGTTCACGTCGTCGACATTGGATCGATTGTCCACGAGGGCGACAGCGGCGATATTCTGGCGCCAAGTGAGGATGCAGGCCAGCAGGCCGTCGATGAAATCGTCGATCGAGCCCGGGAAGCGGACATACGGTCGGTCGAGGCGTCAGTGCTTAGTGGGCCCACCCATCGTGTGATCGTCGACTACGCCACCGATCGCGATATCGACTGCATCGTGATGGGAACTCACGGACGAACTGGCGTGGATCGCCTCTTGGTCGGCAGCGTGACCGAGCGCGTGATCGGGCTAACCACTCTCCCAGTGATCGGAACCAAAGGCCCCGCCGCGGATGATGCGGTAGGATCAGAGTGA
- a CDS encoding terminase large subunit domain-containing protein codes for MPGPTIRSIERRIELLEKSRKNAGGIDGSEIYVEWREADSENRPEGIAWRPPSGDEPALLSYDVWDTQQRALTALLPSDSESARESTKKSLARTTFPAAWIDGEGTSEADLVGFLAGYGSGKSVTGARWLIAQALVYPESRFLVLGTDFQKARDTTFRVLFENLPGERTGLFTSSYNGPENSPIVADYNRSEHRLTLVNDSVIVLGSADRWNRYAGDEYGAIWKDEPSHYGEDLHDLLEMMGSRLRGVEGPKKMFWTLTGNGYNAAWEILEKNEDANGDPIGLNIELIRASTFENPYLTDGERDLFRRQYAGTSREEQALRGEFAAAQGLVYDRFRRETHVVPHSKALEKVDESNRWRIYGYDAGWNDPRVLLEIARTPYEQFIVIDEYHESESHVDDAIRWLEANDKPKETIYCEHEPSDIQQFCRHGFEAERANKSQDPGIDEIRRYLRSENDVQIDEVSQTTVDRSEPEQRPGLLVSDKCEHLIREFQGYKKEQVGKSSATDHCLDSLRYALFTHSSRPEKKKSGPIIF; via the coding sequence ATGCCAGGTCCGACGATTCGCAGCATCGAGAGACGGATAGAGCTCCTTGAGAAAAGCAGAAAGAATGCAGGTGGCATCGACGGTTCGGAAATATACGTGGAGTGGCGCGAGGCAGACTCGGAAAACCGGCCCGAAGGGATCGCATGGCGACCACCGTCGGGGGACGAACCGGCTCTCCTCTCGTACGATGTCTGGGACACCCAACAGCGAGCGCTCACGGCTCTCCTCCCTTCGGATTCGGAAAGCGCGCGGGAGAGTACCAAGAAGTCGCTGGCCCGGACTACTTTCCCTGCTGCATGGATTGACGGAGAGGGAACGAGTGAGGCCGACCTCGTGGGGTTTCTCGCTGGGTACGGATCCGGTAAGTCCGTGACGGGCGCCCGGTGGCTCATCGCTCAGGCACTCGTATATCCCGAGTCTCGGTTCTTAGTGCTCGGAACCGACTTTCAGAAGGCAAGAGACACCACATTCCGAGTTCTGTTCGAGAACCTTCCGGGGGAACGGACCGGACTCTTCACATCGTCGTACAACGGACCGGAGAACTCACCGATCGTCGCGGATTACAATCGATCAGAACACCGTCTTACGCTCGTCAACGACTCCGTGATCGTACTCGGGAGCGCCGATCGGTGGAACCGGTATGCAGGAGACGAGTACGGCGCGATCTGGAAGGACGAGCCGAGTCACTACGGAGAGGACCTTCACGACCTGCTTGAGATGATGGGATCGCGTCTGAGGGGTGTCGAAGGCCCGAAGAAGATGTTCTGGACGCTGACCGGAAACGGCTACAACGCTGCATGGGAGATTCTCGAAAAGAACGAGGACGCCAATGGTGATCCGATCGGGCTGAATATCGAGTTGATTCGGGCCTCGACATTCGAGAACCCGTATCTAACTGACGGCGAACGAGACCTCTTCCGTAGGCAATACGCAGGGACCAGCCGTGAAGAACAGGCTCTGCGTGGGGAGTTCGCCGCTGCACAGGGACTCGTGTACGATCGGTTCCGACGAGAGACCCACGTAGTCCCCCACTCAAAGGCTCTGGAGAAAGTCGACGAGTCCAATCGATGGCGGATCTACGGATACGACGCAGGGTGGAACGATCCGCGAGTACTCTTAGAGATCGCTCGAACGCCGTACGAACAGTTCATCGTCATCGACGAATATCACGAGTCGGAATCACACGTTGATGATGCGATACGATGGCTCGAAGCGAACGACAAACCGAAGGAAACGATCTACTGCGAACACGAGCCATCCGACATCCAACAGTTCTGCCGACATGGCTTTGAAGCCGAGCGGGCCAACAAATCCCAAGATCCGGGAATCGACGAGATCCGCCGATACCTCCGCTCCGAAAACGACGTCCAGATCGATGAGGTGTCGCAGACTACCGTCGATCGATCCGAACCGGAACAACGGCCAGGCTTACTCGTCTCGGATAAGTGCGAGCACTTGATTCGAGAATTCCAAGGGTATAAAAAAGAGCAGGTCGGCAAATCAAGCGCAACCGACCATTGTCTCGATAGTTTACGGTATGCTCTATTTACGCATAGCTCCCGGCCGGAGAAAAAGAAGTCAGGGCCAATCATCTTCTAG
- a CDS encoding Cdc6/Cdc18 family protein: protein MSRYDDLFDETANRESVFAAKGELDPLLIPTEIVPRAEQERALAEILTGVTDGEEGYLPTTVSVYGPPGTGKTISTRGLCRAFADRTDEFDVEYVNLKECRTVFSAANEILFALGGEKRGAHEGLDGVFTAIWERLETYPEWTALLLDEVDHVRHDGNYDPNDFFYRLLRGEGKLDRGINLSVIFISNELLSVDLRLESRVESVMGGEEVFFPPYSEDELRAILESRVERAFVDEALSPDAFDRGVREAAERWGDARKALRLFRHAGERANELGLDRVTVECVLESLEGTEREATVRKLQSLPVRHLAVLTASVGTRGADGEILQPVRTSRIHDRLHRPEVSERFKLGERSIQKLVGELETMGLVSTWKESEGRGGRAMYVETTFDPEWVYEAQVVVAEELVEKQDT from the coding sequence ATGTCACGTTACGATGACCTCTTCGACGAGACGGCCAACAGGGAGTCGGTGTTCGCGGCGAAAGGAGAGCTCGATCCACTCCTGATACCGACGGAGATCGTTCCGCGGGCGGAGCAGGAGCGAGCGCTCGCCGAGATCCTCACCGGTGTGACCGACGGCGAGGAGGGCTATCTCCCCACGACCGTGTCGGTGTACGGGCCACCGGGAACTGGAAAGACGATCAGCACGCGTGGTCTCTGTCGGGCCTTTGCCGACCGCACCGACGAGTTCGACGTCGAGTACGTCAACCTCAAGGAGTGTCGAACGGTGTTCAGCGCCGCCAACGAGATCCTCTTCGCGCTCGGTGGCGAGAAGCGAGGGGCACACGAGGGCCTCGACGGGGTGTTCACGGCGATCTGGGAGCGACTCGAGACGTATCCCGAGTGGACCGCTCTGCTCCTCGACGAGGTCGACCACGTCCGACACGACGGCAACTACGACCCGAACGACTTCTTCTACCGACTCCTGCGGGGGGAGGGGAAACTCGACCGCGGGATTAACCTCTCGGTGATCTTCATCAGCAACGAACTGCTCTCGGTGGATCTGCGCCTCGAGAGCCGCGTCGAGAGCGTGATGGGCGGCGAGGAGGTGTTCTTTCCGCCGTACAGTGAGGACGAACTCCGGGCGATCCTCGAATCCCGCGTCGAACGGGCGTTCGTCGACGAGGCGCTTTCTCCCGATGCGTTCGATCGGGGTGTACGCGAGGCCGCCGAGCGATGGGGTGATGCTCGGAAGGCGCTTCGGCTGTTTCGACACGCCGGCGAGCGGGCGAACGAACTCGGGCTCGATCGGGTGACCGTCGAGTGTGTCCTAGAGAGCCTGGAGGGAACAGAGCGCGAGGCGACGGTGAGGAAGTTACAGAGCCTTCCGGTACGGCACCTGGCCGTGTTAACGGCGAGTGTCGGTACGCGCGGTGCGGACGGAGAGATACTCCAGCCGGTTCGTACTAGCAGGATCCACGATAGATTGCACCGACCGGAGGTGAGCGAGCGGTTCAAACTCGGCGAACGATCGATCCAGAAACTCGTCGGCGAACTCGAGACGATGGGATTGGTGAGCACGTGGAAAGAGTCGGAAGGTCGCGGGGGACGGGCGATGTACGTCGAGACGACGTTCGATCCCGAGTGGGTGTACGAGGCGCAGGTGGTGGTTGCAGAAGAACTGGTAGAGAAACAGGATACCTGA
- a CDS encoding hydantoinase/oxoprolinase family protein, whose translation MSNDRGGTRLGVDVGGTFTDVVSVRDGELHVVKTASTKGSPDEGVLDGLEENREIADYDYPEVEFFAHGTTVTTNAVLERNWAETALVTTDGFRDVLEIGRQARPDIYDFEATKPEPVVPRDRRFEVRERLDGRGNVRTPLSTDDVQEVAADLAAANVDSVAVSLLFAFENADHERQIRDVLESEIDASVSLSSEVLPEMREYERTLATSLNAALKPVMDSYIGRLEDAIRERGIPAPLRIMQSNGGTIDADWARTRPVNTLLSGPAAGVQGAAHVASLRGDSDVITMDMGGTSCDISLVQNGEPIISTELEVGDYPVRVPMISIHTIGAGGGSIAWVDAGNALRVGPRSAGADPGPVCYGRGGEEPTVTDAHLLLGRLEPDRFLSDELDADIDRVEAAVEEHVANPLGLSTTAAAQGILDVANSNMERALRVVSVERGHDPRDFGLVAFGGAGPLHATALARELDIPRVFVPRTAGVLSALGLLVTDILHDFSTSMVRRFDDVDPADIEAAFESFEGEGRDRLTGAVSEDQMVLERSLDLRYVGQSFELTVPTPDGRMDAEALATIRERFHDAHEQRYGHSSKDEPVELVTVRLRARGVVDAPTLSPATTEGAPTDAIREERTVVFGGDPHNTRIYERSNLPAGGSFEGPAIVEGSESTVVIRPDQHVSVDEFGTIVVEVSS comes from the coding sequence ATGTCAAACGACAGGGGCGGAACCCGCCTCGGGGTCGACGTCGGCGGCACGTTTACCGACGTCGTGTCGGTACGTGACGGGGAACTTCACGTCGTGAAAACCGCCTCGACGAAGGGGTCGCCGGATGAAGGGGTCCTCGACGGTCTCGAGGAGAACCGCGAGATCGCCGACTACGACTATCCGGAGGTGGAGTTCTTCGCGCACGGGACCACCGTCACCACGAACGCGGTCCTCGAACGTAACTGGGCGGAAACCGCGCTCGTTACCACCGACGGATTCCGTGATGTCCTGGAGATCGGCCGCCAGGCGAGACCGGATATCTACGACTTCGAGGCGACCAAGCCGGAACCAGTCGTCCCCCGCGACCGACGATTCGAGGTTCGCGAACGGCTCGACGGACGTGGCAACGTGAGAACGCCGTTGTCGACTGACGACGTCCAGGAGGTCGCGGCCGACCTCGCGGCGGCAAACGTCGACAGCGTCGCCGTCTCGCTCCTGTTCGCGTTCGAGAACGCCGACCACGAGCGGCAGATCCGAGACGTGCTCGAATCCGAGATTGACGCGTCCGTCTCGCTGTCGAGCGAGGTGCTTCCGGAGATGCGCGAGTACGAGCGCACGCTCGCGACCTCTCTCAACGCGGCACTCAAACCGGTGATGGACTCGTACATCGGCCGACTTGAGGACGCGATCCGGGAGCGGGGGATCCCCGCGCCGCTCCGCATCATGCAGTCGAACGGCGGAACCATCGATGCCGATTGGGCGCGAACGCGTCCGGTCAACACCCTCTTGTCGGGCCCGGCAGCCGGCGTTCAAGGCGCGGCGCACGTCGCATCCCTCCGCGGGGACAGCGACGTGATCACCATGGACATGGGCGGAACGTCCTGTGACATCTCGCTGGTACAGAACGGCGAGCCGATCATCTCGACGGAACTCGAGGTCGGGGACTATCCGGTTCGAGTCCCCATGATCTCGATCCACACAATCGGGGCGGGCGGCGGCTCGATCGCGTGGGTCGACGCGGGCAACGCGTTACGCGTTGGACCGCGGTCAGCGGGCGCGGACCCCGGACCCGTCTGCTACGGGCGCGGGGGCGAGGAGCCCACGGTGACGGACGCCCACCTGCTCCTTGGCCGTCTAGAACCGGACCGGTTCCTGTCCGACGAGCTCGACGCCGACATCGATCGAGTCGAGGCCGCCGTCGAGGAGCACGTCGCGAACCCGCTCGGCCTGTCAACGACGGCGGCTGCCCAGGGCATCCTGGACGTGGCCAACTCCAACATGGAACGCGCGCTCCGCGTCGTGTCGGTCGAGCGCGGCCATGACCCGCGGGACTTCGGGCTCGTCGCCTTCGGCGGGGCTGGACCACTACACGCTACCGCACTCGCCCGGGAGCTCGACATTCCCCGTGTGTTCGTTCCGCGAACCGCCGGCGTACTCTCAGCTCTCGGGCTACTCGTTACGGATATCCTCCACGACTTCAGCACCTCCATGGTTCGACGGTTCGATGACGTCGACCCCGCCGACATCGAAGCTGCGTTCGAATCCTTTGAGGGCGAGGGCCGCGACCGTCTCACTGGAGCCGTGTCGGAGGATCAGATGGTCCTGGAACGGTCGCTGGACCTGCGATACGTCGGCCAGTCATTCGAACTGACCGTTCCGACTCCCGACGGGCGGATGGACGCGGAAGCCCTCGCGACGATCCGCGAGCGATTCCACGACGCACACGAGCAACGATACGGCCACTCCTCCAAGGACGAACCGGTCGAGCTGGTCACCGTTCGCCTGCGTGCTCGCGGCGTCGTGGACGCGCCAACGCTCTCACCAGCAACGACCGAGGGCGCCCCCACGGATGCCATTAGAGAGGAACGCACTGTCGTGTTCGGTGGCGACCCCCACAACACGCGGATATACGAGCGATCGAACCTCCCTGCCGGCGGCTCTTTTGAGGGGCCAGCCATCGTTGAGGGGTCGGAGAGCACCGTCGTTATCCGGCCGGACCAGCACGTGTCCGTGGATGAGTTTGGAACCATCGTCGTGGAGGTATCGTCATGA
- a CDS encoding hydantoinase B/oxoprolinase family protein produces the protein MSLDPVTLEVTRNACTAISEEMNANLIRTGYSPNIKERRDCSCAVFDADGDMISQAENMPVHLGAMPFSVAAALERYPPERLSPGDAVLLNDPFRGGAHLPDLTLVSPVYAEGELVAFAANRAHHADVGGARAGSVAADSTEIYQEGIRIPPVKLYERGTPVDDVMEMILSNVRTADERRGDLRAQQAANETARERLHQLAEKYGVETLTNAVDEIQNYSERRMRSELQELPDGTYEFDDMLDDDGRGTEDVRIEVAATIDGDSITVDYAGTAAQTEGPINAVFAVTASATYYAVRCVTDPNIPPNAGAYRPIDIDAPEGTVVNAKPPAAVVGGNLETSQRVTDVMLGALATAAPERAIGACQGTMNNITFGGTDPRTDEPYAFYETCGGGFGGRDGGDGMDGVHVHMSNTMNTPVEVLETAYPLAVERYEYRPDSGGAGEYRGGLGLRRDICVCDHQAEFSLLADRRVHAPYGIAGGQDGGNGDDKLRSGGTTEDLPSKCTKTLQPGDIVSVRTPGAGGFGDPADRDPDAVVRDVELGKVSMDAARRIYGLKGVSDDE, from the coding sequence ATGTCGCTCGATCCGGTAACCCTAGAGGTGACCCGCAACGCGTGTACCGCCATCAGTGAGGAGATGAACGCCAACCTGATCCGAACGGGGTACTCGCCGAACATCAAGGAGCGCCGGGACTGCTCGTGTGCCGTATTCGACGCGGACGGCGACATGATCAGCCAGGCGGAGAACATGCCGGTTCATCTGGGCGCGATGCCGTTTTCTGTCGCCGCAGCACTGGAACGATACCCGCCGGAGCGGTTATCGCCCGGCGACGCCGTTCTGCTCAACGACCCCTTCCGCGGCGGGGCACATCTGCCGGACCTGACGCTCGTAAGTCCGGTGTATGCCGAGGGGGAGCTCGTCGCCTTCGCGGCGAATCGGGCCCACCACGCCGACGTCGGTGGCGCACGCGCAGGCAGTGTCGCCGCCGACTCGACGGAGATCTATCAGGAGGGCATCCGTATCCCGCCGGTGAAGCTGTACGAGAGGGGGACACCCGTCGACGACGTCATGGAGATGATCCTCTCCAACGTGCGGACGGCCGACGAGCGACGTGGGGACCTGCGAGCCCAACAGGCGGCCAACGAGACGGCTCGCGAACGACTCCATCAACTCGCCGAGAAGTACGGCGTCGAGACGCTCACGAACGCCGTCGACGAGATACAAAACTACTCGGAACGCCGAATGCGGTCGGAGCTGCAGGAACTCCCGGACGGCACGTACGAGTTCGACGACATGCTCGACGACGATGGACGCGGAACCGAAGACGTGCGCATCGAGGTCGCCGCAACGATTGACGGCGACTCGATAACCGTCGATTACGCGGGGACGGCGGCACAGACGGAGGGGCCGATCAACGCAGTGTTCGCGGTCACCGCCTCCGCGACGTACTACGCCGTACGGTGTGTTACCGACCCGAACATTCCGCCGAACGCCGGGGCGTATCGGCCGATCGACATCGACGCGCCGGAGGGAACCGTCGTCAACGCTAAACCGCCGGCGGCCGTCGTCGGGGGGAACCTGGAGACGTCCCAGCGTGTAACGGACGTCATGCTCGGCGCGCTGGCGACGGCCGCACCCGAGCGCGCCATTGGGGCGTGTCAGGGAACGATGAACAACATCACGTTCGGCGGAACCGATCCCCGGACGGACGAACCGTACGCCTTCTACGAGACGTGCGGCGGTGGCTTCGGGGGACGGGACGGTGGCGACGGGATGGACGGCGTGCACGTCCACATGTCTAACACGATGAACACCCCGGTGGAAGTACTGGAGACCGCCTACCCACTGGCCGTCGAACGGTACGAATACCGGCCGGACTCCGGCGGTGCTGGCGAGTACCGTGGTGGCTTGGGCCTGCGCCGCGACATCTGCGTGTGTGATCATCAGGCCGAGTTCAGCCTCCTGGCCGACCGACGCGTGCACGCGCCGTACGGAATCGCAGGGGGACAGGATGGCGGAAACGGCGACGACAAGCTCCGCTCCGGTGGTACGACGGAGGACCTGCCGTCGAAGTGCACGAAGACCCTCCAACCGGGCGATATCGTCAGTGTGCGAACGCCAGGTGCGGGTGGCTTCGGGGATCCGGCCGACCGGGATCCGGATGCAGTCGTGCGGGACGTCGAGCTCGGAAAGGTCTCAATGGACGCGGCACGTCGGATATACGGCCTCAAGGGTGTCTCGGACGACGAGTAG